One part of the Terrimicrobium sacchariphilum genome encodes these proteins:
- a CDS encoding FkbM family methyltransferase, producing the protein MLRRLATSSLRKLGFELRRIDSVRRTCSPLEEFLKTWTQIGVPPTFIIDVGANHGKWTRTALQYFPRASYLLVEPQEELRKYSEELLGKTDIRWLTAGVGDQVGELQLSLMSRDDSSNFRLSKEEAGRLGISQRAVPITTLDEIARSEGRVPEMVKIDAEGLDLRVLKGASTLLGKTEVFLVESGVCCLELENSFHAIYSFLSSHGYRLFDFTDFNRAPRSRTLWLTEMVFVREDSAAWRHDLLRSYE; encoded by the coding sequence ATGTTAAGACGTCTGGCAACATCATCGCTCCGGAAACTCGGCTTCGAACTGCGCCGTATTGACTCTGTCCGACGTACATGCTCGCCGCTAGAAGAGTTCCTGAAGACATGGACGCAGATCGGGGTTCCGCCAACGTTCATCATCGATGTCGGCGCGAACCATGGAAAGTGGACACGGACGGCGCTTCAGTACTTCCCGAGAGCGAGCTATCTGCTGGTCGAGCCTCAGGAGGAGCTCAGGAAGTACTCCGAGGAGCTGCTGGGAAAAACCGATATCCGCTGGCTCACTGCCGGAGTCGGCGACCAGGTGGGCGAGTTGCAGCTTTCCCTGATGTCCCGCGACGACAGCTCAAACTTTCGTCTCTCCAAAGAGGAGGCTGGTCGGCTGGGAATTTCCCAGAGAGCCGTTCCCATCACAACGCTCGATGAGATCGCGCGATCAGAAGGCCGCGTCCCCGAGATGGTCAAGATCGACGCGGAGGGACTAGACCTGCGCGTCCTAAAAGGGGCCTCGACTCTGCTGGGAAAAACGGAGGTATTTCTCGTGGAGAGCGGTGTCTGCTGCCTGGAGCTGGAAAACTCCTTCCACGCCATTTACTCGTTTCTGAGTTCGCACGGCTATCGCCTGTTCGACTTTACCGACTTCAATCGCGCGCCCCGGAGCCGCACGCTCTGGCTCACCGAGATGGTCTTCGTCCGCGAAGACTCCGCGGCCTGGCGGCACGATCTGCTGCGCAGCTACGAGTAG
- a CDS encoding ABC transporter permease, which produces MDSLVKTPGISSEKWDRIITSKRSWFDLNLADVWRYRDLIYLFFRRDFVSTYKQTVLGPVWFILQPLLTTLAFALVFGQIAKMGTSSVPPFIFYMPGIVMWGLFSACLMRCSGVFSANAQIFSKVYFPRLTVPIASVFSVLATFVLQFLMFLAFLLFFYLRGNDIRPGIDVLTFPVLVLQVCLMGIGFGCIVSSLTTRYRDLQMALSFGMQLWMYGSCIFYSRSQIDERYRWILDLNPVAPIIETFRNSFLGTGIVNYPELGILTVVSLIIFAAGVAIFNQVEKDFADTI; this is translated from the coding sequence ATGGATAGCCTCGTAAAAACACCCGGCATCTCTTCCGAGAAATGGGACAGAATCATTACATCGAAGAGATCGTGGTTTGATTTGAACCTCGCCGACGTCTGGCGGTATCGGGACCTGATCTACCTCTTCTTCCGCCGGGATTTTGTTTCCACCTACAAGCAGACGGTACTCGGCCCGGTGTGGTTCATCCTGCAGCCCTTGTTGACGACACTCGCCTTTGCTCTCGTCTTCGGCCAGATCGCCAAGATGGGTACCTCCAGCGTACCGCCCTTCATTTTCTATATGCCCGGCATCGTGATGTGGGGGCTCTTTTCCGCCTGCCTCATGCGCTGCTCCGGAGTTTTCTCCGCCAATGCGCAGATCTTTAGTAAGGTGTACTTCCCCCGGCTTACTGTCCCTATTGCATCGGTGTTCTCTGTGCTGGCGACGTTTGTCCTCCAGTTCCTGATGTTTCTGGCCTTTCTGCTGTTCTTTTATCTGAGGGGAAATGACATCCGCCCCGGCATCGATGTACTTACTTTCCCGGTCCTTGTACTGCAAGTCTGCCTGATGGGGATAGGATTCGGCTGCATCGTCAGCTCGCTGACCACTCGCTACCGCGATCTCCAGATGGCCCTGAGCTTTGGCATGCAGCTCTGGATGTATGGGAGCTGCATTTTTTACTCCCGCTCGCAGATCGATGAAAGATATCGCTGGATCCTCGATCTCAATCCGGTCGCCCCGATCATCGAGACCTTTCGCAATTCCTTCCTCGGAACCGGCATTGTAAATTATCCCGAGCTGGGCATCCTGACCGTAGTCTCCTTGATCATCTTTGCCGCTGGAGTCGCCATCTTTAACCAGGTCGAGAAAGACTTCGCCGATACCATTTAG
- a CDS encoding GbsR/MarR family transcriptional regulator, whose product MLEKPITLPQEADKELSEIEIEAIQMFINFLKLIGLPKSVGEIYGLLFVAPKPLAMDEIMSRLNISLGAASQGLKLLRGVGAVKTTYVPGDRRDHYVADLELSKFATAFIKEELHPRMERALERIRRMEQLSADMTPEQRKATMMKIERLKHWLEKGNKMLPWILKFLVR is encoded by the coding sequence ATGCTGGAAAAACCGATCACCCTGCCACAGGAAGCGGACAAAGAGTTGTCGGAGATCGAGATTGAAGCGATCCAGATGTTCATTAACTTCCTGAAACTGATTGGGTTGCCGAAATCGGTTGGGGAGATCTACGGTCTTCTCTTCGTCGCGCCAAAGCCTTTGGCGATGGACGAGATCATGAGCAGGCTCAACATCAGCCTCGGCGCAGCCAGTCAGGGGCTCAAACTCCTCCGCGGAGTGGGAGCCGTCAAAACCACCTATGTCCCGGGAGATCGGCGAGACCACTATGTCGCCGACTTGGAATTGAGCAAATTTGCCACCGCCTTCATCAAGGAAGAGCTGCACCCTCGGATGGAGCGCGCCCTGGAGCGCATCCGCCGCATGGAGCAGCTCTCCGCCGACATGACCCCCGAGCAGCGCAAAGCCACCATGATGAAAATCGAGCGGCTCAAACACTGGCTCGAAAAGGGGAACAAAATGCTCCCCTGGATCCTGAAGTTCCTCGTCCGATGA